The Candidatus Bathyarchaeota archaeon sequence TATGAAAGCTTTAGCCTAGTTGAGTTAAATACAACTTTCTACAATTACCCTCGCATTTCAACGGTTGAAGGTTGGAGGGCGAAAGCACCGGAAAACTTTGAGTTTACAGTTAAGGCTCATCAGGATATAAGCCACAAGTTTAGGCTTAAACCAGAAAAATCATGTTTAGAAGCATTTGAAAGAATGAAGGAAATATGCAGAATTTTAAACAGTAAAGTTCTCGTTGTTCAAACTCCTGCTTCTTTCCGTCCGGACAAACTTGATGATGCAAAGGAATTTTTCAGTAAGATAAACCGCGGAGACCTAACAGTTGTATGGGAAACCAGAGGGCCAGCATGGGAAAAAACGGAAATTCGCAAAAAACTTGCGGAGACGCTGAAAAAACTTGATGTACCGCATGTTACTGACCCATTCAAAACCTCTCCAGTTTACACGGGTAAAATAGCCTACTTTAGACTTCACGGACTCGGAGAAAAACTCTACTACTACCAATATTCAGACAAAGAACTGGAAAAATTACATAAAATCGTGGAAAGCTACGAGGAGAAGACAGAAGATGTCTACGTATTATTTAATAATCTTTCAATGTTTGATGACGCTGCCAGATTCGTTTACTATATTGAGAATGGGAAGTTTCCTAGCTTGACCGGCGCAGTTGGAATTGAATCAGTTCGTAACGTTCTAAGCAAAACACGCTATCCAACAAATAAAAGTCTGCTTTTAAAGAGGGTTGGCTGGAAACTCGTTGAAGTTAAAGAAGGCCGACAAATAAGACTTGAAGAATTGTTAAAAGAAATTCCTTCTAGAACTTATGAAAATGTGGATGAGTTGTTGAAGGAAATTAAAATTTAGAAGCTTAGAATGAGAATTTAGGGTTTAAAACTTCAATTTTAACGCTGCTAGGCGGCTGAAATATCAGAGTTTGAGTGAAAATGTTTAATCCCTCCTTGTGTGCAGCTTCCAACAGTTTTGAAAATT is a genomic window containing:
- a CDS encoding DUF72 domain-containing protein, whose amino-acid sequence is MIKVGCCGYPVSMKRYYESFSLVELNTTFYNYPRISTVEGWRAKAPENFEFTVKAHQDISHKFRLKPEKSCLEAFERMKEICRILNSKVLVVQTPASFRPDKLDDAKEFFSKINRGDLTVVWETRGPAWEKTEIRKKLAETLKKLDVPHVTDPFKTSPVYTGKIAYFRLHGLGEKLYYYQYSDKELEKLHKIVESYEEKTEDVYVLFNNLSMFDDAARFVYYIENGKFPSLTGAVGIESVRNVLSKTRYPTNKSLLLKRVGWKLVEVKEGRQIRLEELLKEIPSRTYENVDELLKEIKI